ATTCCGCGGCCGCCGCAAACAGATTGCGAAAAAGATGGTCCAATCTATGTACACCATTCCTCACTGTACCCACTTTGAGGAAATCGATGTTAGCGAGTTGATTGCTTTAAGAGAAGAGATCAAGGGTTCCGGAAGGTCTATTTCTGCGACAGCTTTTTTCATTAAAGTCCTGTCAATTGCATTAAAAGAATTTCCGGTTTTTAATGCAAAGCTCGATGAAGAAACCGAAAGTATCCAGCTGTTGCGCGAGCATCATATCGGAATTGCCGTGGACACTCCAGAAGGCTTGATCGTTCCGGTTATCAGGAATGTCGAGCAGAAGAACCTTAATCAAATTCATGAAGAAATGAAGCGTCTGACAAAACTCGCCCAGGATGACAAGCTTACGGTTAAGGATATTTCAGGCGGAACATTCACGATAAGCAATGTCGGTCCGCTGGGCGGCAGCATTGGTGCTACACCAATCATTCAGCACCCGCAGACAGCGCTCGTTTCTTTCCATAAAACAAAGAAAAGGCCGGTTGTCACGGACCAAGATGAAATTGCCATCCGGTCCATCATGAACCTCTCCATGGCGTTTGACCATAGAGTCGCAGACGGGGCTACTGCTGTTGCTTTTACAAATCGTTTCGCACAGTTAATAGAGAATCCTAAAATGATGCTTTTGGAATTGAAGTAACTGTTTTAAGAGTCAGTACTTTACCACACAAAAGCATTATAGCTTTACATCGCGCTCTTGAGAGAGCAGGGTTAATTACTATAAAATAATTTTAAATATTATAAATATTCATTCGGGAGGTTTTACAATGCAAGAGAAAGTTATGGTATCTGGACAAAGTACTGAGGATTTTTTCCCGGTTCAGGATGTTGACTATTTAGAGCTTTATGTTGGAAACGCCAAGCAGGCTGCTCACTTTTTCCAGACTGCTTTCGGCTTTAAGGTAGTTGCATATTCGGGACTTGAAACAGGCAACCGCGAAACGACATCCTATGTGCTTCAGCAGCGGAAGATTCGTCTGGTTGTTACTGGGACATACAACGATTCATCTCGTGTAGCGCAGTTTGTCAAAACTCATGGCGATGGCGTCAAGGATATCGCGCTGGCAGTCGATGATGTCGAGAAGGCATACGAGGGAGCGGTTAAGCGAGGCGCGATCGAAATCCAGCCGCCGCATGAGGTTTCTGATGAGAATGGTACCTTGAAGAAGGCCGTGATCGGTACATATGGAGATACAATCCATACACTTGTTGAAAGAAAAAATTACAAAGGCCTTTTCATGCCAGGGTTTATTGAGCACGAAACGACTGTTCCTGTGAATGACGCAGGTTTCATCGGCATCGACCACGTTGTCGGCAATGTTGAAAGGATGGAAGAATGGGTTAACTATTATGCGAATGTTATGGGCTTCAAGGAGATGAAGCACTTCACTGATAAGGATATCGTGACTGAGTATTCAGCGTTGATGTCCAAGGTTATGCACAATGGCGGCCGAATCAAATTCCCGATCAACGAGCCGGCAGAAGGGAAGCGCAAGTCACAGATCCAGGAATACCTTGAATTCTATAATGGTCCTGGCGTCCAGCACCTTGCGATTTTAACAGAGGATATCGTAAGTACTGTTGCACAATTGCGTGAAAATGGAGTGGAATTCCTTAACACTCCTGATTCTTACTATGAAATGCTTTCAGAACGTGTAGGTGAAATTGACGAGGAAATCGATAAGCTAAAAGAGCTTAGTATTTTAGTAGACCGTGACGATGAAGGCTATCTGCTGCAAATCTTCACGAAGCCAATCGTAGACCGCCCAACGTTATTCATCGAAATCATCCAGCGTAAAGGCGCAAGAGGTTTCGGTGAAGGAAACTTCAAGGCTCTATTCGAATCAATCGAGCGGGAACAGGAAAGACGCGGCAACCTTTAAAAGCCGGGACAGAAGGGGGCGATTCGCTCCCTTTTCGTTATAAACGGCGGCAGAAAAAATGGGGGATGAACATGAATATAAAAGCAAGAGCAGAACTTGAAGTAATCACACCATATGCCCTCGGCCAGACGATTGAGGAAATCAAGGAACAGTATGGTATCACAACTGTAAGGAAACTTTCGGATAATGAAAATGTCTATGGCACTTCACCAAAGGTCAGAGAAGCAATCATGCAGGCATCAGCTAATCTGGCATTCTATCCGGACGGAATGACATCAGGGATCGTAGAGAAACTGTCATCGCATTATCAATTAGACCACAAGCATTTTCTTGTTTCCAACGGTTCAGAAGAAATCATTCGCCTGCTTACCCGAGCTTATATTGATAAAAATGATGAAGCGGTCATGGCGGAGGTAACTTTCCCTCGCTATAAAACAAATGTGCTGATCGAGGGCGGCAGAGCTGTCACCGTTCCGATGATTGACGGCACGCATGATCTTATAAAAATGCAGGAAGCCATCAACCAAAAGACAAAAATGGTCTTCGTCTGCAATCCGAACAATCCGACCGGGACAATCGTCGCCAACCAGGAATTGCTTTCGTTTATCGACAATGTGCCTTCAAACGTGCTGATCATCATGGATGAGGCTTATTTCGAGTATGCAGATTCTGAGGAATACCTTGATACGATGCCGTTGCTGGCTCAATATCAAAACATTGTCATCCTCAGGACTTTTTCTAAAATCTATGGTCTTGCGAGCCTTCGTGTTGGCTACGGCATCATGCATGAGGACATTGCCAAGGAACTTCACAAAGTCAGGGATGTATTCAATGTCAACCAGCTTGCGCAAGCAGCAGCGGTGTCTGCATTGGAAGACCAGGCATTCGTCCAAGATTGCTCTCGTAAAAATAGTGCAGAAAGAGACTTCCTGAGTGCGAAGTTCAAAGAGTTGGAGATTGATAGTTTCCCTTCACAATCCAACTTCTTATTTGCTTTTACGAACAGACCGGTTATCCAGAAACTGACGGAAAATGGCGTCCTGGTCAGAGAGATGCAGTTACCCGGCTACAAGGAAGCGTTCAGGATCACTCTTGGGTCCCGTGAGGATCACGAATTCATTCTAAAAATCGTTAGCCAGCTTTTTCACGAAAGGGCGGTGTAAGCCATGGAAATCAACACGGATAATCTTGAATGGAAAGACGCATACAAACTTTTGCAAGGCTCTGTCCTGCCGCGCCCAATCGCCTTTGTTTCCAGCCAGGATGAAAACGGGAACGCTAATTTGGC
This window of the Mesobacillus jeotgali genome carries:
- the hppD gene encoding 4-hydroxyphenylpyruvate dioxygenase, which codes for MQEKVMVSGQSTEDFFPVQDVDYLELYVGNAKQAAHFFQTAFGFKVVAYSGLETGNRETTSYVLQQRKIRLVVTGTYNDSSRVAQFVKTHGDGVKDIALAVDDVEKAYEGAVKRGAIEIQPPHEVSDENGTLKKAVIGTYGDTIHTLVERKNYKGLFMPGFIEHETTVPVNDAGFIGIDHVVGNVERMEEWVNYYANVMGFKEMKHFTDKDIVTEYSALMSKVMHNGGRIKFPINEPAEGKRKSQIQEYLEFYNGPGVQHLAILTEDIVSTVAQLRENGVEFLNTPDSYYEMLSERVGEIDEEIDKLKELSILVDRDDEGYLLQIFTKPIVDRPTLFIEIIQRKGARGFGEGNFKALFESIEREQERRGNL
- the hisC gene encoding histidinol-phosphate transaminase, producing MNIKARAELEVITPYALGQTIEEIKEQYGITTVRKLSDNENVYGTSPKVREAIMQASANLAFYPDGMTSGIVEKLSSHYQLDHKHFLVSNGSEEIIRLLTRAYIDKNDEAVMAEVTFPRYKTNVLIEGGRAVTVPMIDGTHDLIKMQEAINQKTKMVFVCNPNNPTGTIVANQELLSFIDNVPSNVLIIMDEAYFEYADSEEYLDTMPLLAQYQNIVILRTFSKIYGLASLRVGYGIMHEDIAKELHKVRDVFNVNQLAQAAAVSALEDQAFVQDCSRKNSAERDFLSAKFKELEIDSFPSQSNFLFAFTNRPVIQKLTENGVLVREMQLPGYKEAFRITLGSREDHEFILKIVSQLFHERAV
- a CDS encoding dihydrolipoamide acetyltransferase family protein, translating into MVEVKLHDIGEGMTEADINCYLVKPGDFVNADDPLVEVQTDKMTAEIPAPRSGVIKELLLTPGQTVKVGTTLLIMEDRSGGVQISEPKKVADVVKIEAEPAEASVAVLDRPAEVKVPVGVSARLGQILASPYTRKVARENGVNIMEVKGTGPAGRITEEDILAFVKLRDQGVASISEVGSEQEVPNVSKPASEPETPNVSEVRSELKEDRARIENKLSHQDILPFRGRRKQIAKKMVQSMYTIPHCTHFEEIDVSELIALREEIKGSGRSISATAFFIKVLSIALKEFPVFNAKLDEETESIQLLREHHIGIAVDTPEGLIVPVIRNVEQKNLNQIHEEMKRLTKLAQDDKLTVKDISGGTFTISNVGPLGGSIGATPIIQHPQTALVSFHKTKKRPVVTDQDEIAIRSIMNLSMAFDHRVADGATAVAFTNRFAQLIENPKMMLLELK